From Aquabacter sp. L1I39, the proteins below share one genomic window:
- a CDS encoding nitroreductase yields MPETARMPFTPPSAAETVEAAVTSRRSVRGFRPDPVDLQLVERILAAASRAPSGSNIQPWSLHVLTGGPLRALTEELTAAFLAGAPEAPDYRYYPTNWRSPYIERRRQTGWSLYALTGVARGDHEAGQRQRAKNYSFFGAPVGVVFTLDNDLNPGSWIDMGMFMENVMVLARGHGLHTCPLAAIGNYPPIVRRHLAIPDTKIIIAGMALGHEDPTEPANALRTGREPVSAFCTFHTD; encoded by the coding sequence ATGCCTGAGACCGCCCGCATGCCTTTCACCCCGCCTTCCGCCGCCGAGACGGTCGAGGCCGCCGTCACGTCCCGTCGCTCCGTGCGCGGCTTCCGTCCCGATCCTGTGGACCTGCAACTGGTGGAGCGCATTCTCGCTGCCGCGAGCCGAGCACCCAGTGGCAGCAACATCCAGCCCTGGTCCCTTCATGTGCTCACAGGCGGGCCGCTGCGAGCGCTCACTGAGGAACTGACCGCCGCGTTTCTCGCGGGCGCGCCGGAGGCGCCGGACTATCGCTACTACCCCACCAATTGGCGCTCGCCTTATATCGAGCGGCGGCGACAGACCGGTTGGTCGCTCTACGCCCTCACCGGCGTGGCGCGCGGCGACCATGAGGCCGGCCAGCGGCAGCGGGCGAAGAATTACAGCTTCTTTGGCGCGCCGGTGGGGGTGGTTTTCACCCTCGACAACGACCTCAACCCCGGCAGCTGGATCGACATGGGCATGTTCATGGAGAACGTGATGGTGCTCGCCCGCGGCCATGGGCTCCACACTTGCCCGTTGGCCGCCATCGGCAATTATCCGCCCATCGTGCGCCGGCACCTCGCCATCCCCGATACGAAGATCATCATCGCCGGCATGGCGCTCGGGCACGAGGATCCCACCGAGCCCGCCAACGCCCTGCGCACCGGACGCGAGCCTGTCTCGGCCTTCTGCACCTTCCACACGGATTAG
- a CDS encoding branched-chain amino acid ABC transporter permease — translation MRSLALIAFAALAALVLPFVGSDYALSFGVQLLMFTALAYSWNLIGGYAGYTHFGQVAFFGFGAYVGALGMGAGWNWLLAAVVAGASGLLLALPLGFAMLRLRGPFFAIGMFGMARVFESFALGFDGITDGGTGLYLTPLSDLKQVYAAFAVLAVGLLFLTWRLDNSRLGLQLLAIREDETAAEAMGIRTSRLKIGIFAASAVAPAAAGSLYATYLAFIDPATAFAPMTELTTISMVLLGGLGTVFGPLVGALTMSVINELLWSRFPEIYLMLVGGVILLAILFMPRGIAGLARRRSSLFPVGREGLRRLVARRSAGLRTEIALG, via the coding sequence ATGAGATCGCTGGCTTTGATCGCCTTCGCCGCGCTGGCGGCGCTCGTCCTGCCTTTTGTCGGCAGTGACTATGCCCTGTCCTTCGGTGTGCAGCTTCTGATGTTCACCGCACTCGCCTATTCATGGAATCTCATCGGCGGCTATGCGGGCTATACCCATTTCGGTCAGGTGGCCTTCTTCGGCTTCGGTGCCTATGTGGGTGCCCTGGGCATGGGGGCGGGCTGGAATTGGCTTCTGGCCGCCGTCGTCGCCGGCGCCAGCGGGCTCCTTCTGGCTCTGCCGCTCGGCTTTGCCATGCTGCGCCTTCGGGGGCCCTTCTTCGCCATCGGCATGTTCGGCATGGCGCGGGTGTTTGAGAGCTTCGCCCTCGGCTTTGACGGCATCACCGATGGCGGCACGGGTCTCTATCTCACCCCGCTCTCCGACCTGAAGCAGGTCTATGCTGCCTTTGCCGTCCTTGCGGTGGGCCTTCTCTTCCTCACCTGGCGGCTCGACAATTCGCGACTCGGCCTGCAATTGCTTGCCATCCGCGAAGATGAGACAGCCGCCGAGGCCATGGGCATTCGCACCAGCCGCCTGAAGATCGGCATCTTCGCCGCCTCGGCGGTCGCGCCGGCGGCTGCCGGCTCCCTCTATGCCACCTATCTTGCCTTCATCGACCCGGCCACCGCCTTTGCGCCCATGACCGAGCTGACCACCATTTCCATGGTGCTGCTGGGGGGCCTTGGCACGGTGTTTGGACCGCTGGTCGGGGCGCTGACCATGTCGGTCATCAACGAACTGCTCTGGTCCCGCTTTCCGGAAATCTACCTGATGCTGGTGGGGGGCGTGATCCTCTTGGCCATCCTGTTCATGCCGCGCGGCATTGCCGGCCTTGCCCGTCGCCGCAGCAGCCTGTTCCCCGTCGGCCGCGAGGGATTGCGCCGCCTTGTGGCCCGCCGCTCCGCCGGCCTGCGCACGGAGATCGCCCTTGGCTGA
- a CDS encoding amino acid ABC transporter substrate-binding protein, with protein sequence MSALSRRGLLAAALLVGLSSASLAADPVKIGIALSMTGNLADSADHYRKAIELWRDQVNARGGLLGRPVELVIYDERSDPATAARLYEKLITDDKVDLLVAPWGSASTATASAVAEKHKRVIINAGGASEKIQQRGFRYTVQSASPISAYVEGVAPLMTKHGAKTFTMVSRDFNAARDMATELDKVVKNGTLTMVASEYFPAGTSDYSSAIAKARQQAPDSWISIAYPNEAIEMIKQFRANNYMPKMFISNGVSQEDFIKSTGKDGEFAIGISLYEPGVKTKGNPEFVKAFEAKYGYAPGYYAGFGYSGVTVLEEAVKRAGTLDQDKLRATLGEMEIDTVLGHYKVDPKTGAQLGAKGLLIQVLNGKREIVWPEELKTADAVVPMPAWDKR encoded by the coding sequence ATGAGCGCATTGTCCAGGCGCGGATTGCTCGCGGCTGCCCTGCTGGTCGGCCTGTCGTCGGCCTCCCTTGCCGCGGATCCGGTGAAGATCGGCATCGCCCTGTCCATGACGGGCAATCTGGCGGATTCCGCCGACCATTACCGCAAGGCCATCGAGCTGTGGCGGGACCAGGTGAATGCGCGGGGCGGGCTGCTCGGCCGTCCGGTTGAACTGGTCATCTATGACGAGCGCAGCGATCCGGCCACTGCCGCGCGGCTCTACGAAAAGCTCATCACCGACGACAAGGTGGACCTTCTGGTGGCGCCCTGGGGCTCGGCCTCCACCGCCACGGCGAGCGCCGTGGCGGAGAAGCACAAGCGGGTCATCATCAATGCCGGCGGTGCCTCCGAGAAGATCCAGCAGCGCGGCTTCCGCTACACGGTGCAGTCGGCCTCTCCCATCTCCGCCTATGTGGAGGGCGTCGCGCCGCTCATGACCAAGCACGGCGCCAAGACCTTCACCATGGTCTCGCGTGACTTCAATGCCGCCCGCGATATGGCAACAGAGCTCGACAAGGTGGTGAAGAACGGCACCCTCACCATGGTGGCGTCGGAGTATTTTCCCGCCGGCACGTCCGACTATTCCTCCGCCATTGCCAAGGCGCGCCAGCAGGCGCCGGATTCCTGGATCTCCATCGCCTATCCCAACGAGGCGATCGAGATGATCAAGCAGTTCCGCGCCAACAATTACATGCCGAAGATGTTCATTTCCAACGGTGTGTCGCAGGAAGACTTCATCAAGTCCACCGGGAAGGACGGCGAATTTGCCATCGGCATCTCCCTTTACGAGCCGGGTGTGAAGACCAAGGGCAATCCTGAGTTCGTGAAGGCGTTCGAGGCCAAATATGGCTATGCGCCGGGCTATTATGCGGGCTTCGGCTATTCCGGCGTCACTGTGCTCGAAGAGGCGGTGAAGCGTGCCGGCACCCTCGACCAGGACAAGCTGCGCGCCACCCTCGGCGAGATGGAGATCGACACCGTTCTCGGTCACTACAAGGTCGATCCGAAGACCGGCGCCCAGCTTGGCGCCAAGGGCCTGCTGATCCAGGTGCTCAACGGCAAGCGTGAGATCGTGTGGCCGGAGGAGCTGAAGACCGCCGACGCCGTGGTCCCCATGCCCGCCTGGGACAAGCGCTGA
- a CDS encoding hydroxymethylglutaryl-CoA lyase: MLTLPPRVDIVEVSPRDGLQSFPRAVDTRAKIALVDLLSEAGFPVIEVTAFAHPRAIPSLADAEAVMAGIRRRPGTLYRALAPNLKGARRAVAAGVDEILGLATISRTYSRKNQNMSLEQALDEAVRAFDLAQEAGKRFVMALGMAFWCPYEGEIPEDEVMRAVERLHGVGIRRLYLAGSVGMEDPVHVGRLFARLGRAFPDCVFGYHVHDRAGFAPANILAALSSGVTWIEGALCGIGGGIAMPDAELPPGNYPTEDLVHLLTACGIDPGLDLTEVLAAAERTAGLLGLAPTSHVARWGTRATQRASLAPPAIAPASCRETVQ, from the coding sequence ATGCTCACCTTGCCGCCCCGCGTGGATATCGTCGAAGTCTCGCCGCGCGACGGTCTTCAGAGCTTCCCGCGCGCCGTGGACACACGGGCCAAGATCGCGCTGGTGGATCTTCTGTCGGAGGCGGGATTTCCTGTCATTGAGGTGACCGCATTCGCCCATCCCCGCGCCATCCCAAGCCTTGCGGATGCGGAAGCGGTGATGGCGGGCATCCGACGCCGGCCGGGCACCCTTTATCGGGCGCTGGCGCCAAACCTGAAAGGCGCGCGGCGCGCGGTGGCGGCTGGGGTGGACGAGATTCTCGGCCTTGCCACCATCAGCCGGACCTATAGCCGCAAGAACCAGAATATGAGCCTTGAACAGGCCCTGGATGAGGCTGTGCGTGCCTTCGACCTGGCGCAGGAGGCGGGCAAGCGCTTCGTCATGGCGCTGGGCATGGCCTTCTGGTGCCCCTATGAGGGGGAGATCCCGGAAGACGAGGTGATGCGCGCCGTTGAGCGGCTCCATGGGGTCGGCATAAGGCGCCTCTATCTGGCTGGCTCGGTGGGCATGGAGGATCCGGTCCATGTGGGGCGGCTGTTCGCCCGCCTCGGGCGCGCCTTTCCCGACTGCGTCTTCGGCTATCACGTGCATGACCGCGCGGGCTTTGCTCCCGCCAACATCCTGGCGGCGCTCTCGTCCGGAGTCACATGGATCGAGGGCGCTCTCTGCGGCATCGGCGGCGGCATCGCCATGCCGGACGCCGAACTCCCGCCAGGAAACTATCCCACCGAGGATTTGGTCCACCTGCTCACCGCCTGCGGCATTGATCCCGGCTTGGATCTCACCGAGGTCCTCGCCGCAGCGGAGCGGACAGCTGGCCTTCTCGGCCTCGCCCCCACAAGCCATGTGGCCCGCTGGGGCACCCGCGCCACCCAGCGGGCGTCCCTGGCGCCGCCCGCCATTGCCCCCGCCAGCTGCAGGGAAACGGTTCAATGA
- a CDS encoding ABC transporter ATP-binding protein has protein sequence MTALAKSLPSRSAPVPDTPALLDLQGLTTGYGDIEVVQQVDMSFSRGVMTAIIGSNGAGKSTVIKAAAGLLPAWSGKILAKGEDITREAGFRRLKRGIAYVPQGRIVLPEMTVRENLELGGYMLGGDHRRLRSAIERLCALFPILGERMSQLAGNMSGGEQQMLAIARALVTSPDVVILDEPSLGLSPKYVAVVFEKLTELARGGLTIVVVEQKASMVLTVADYGYVMHTGRVAFRGLARELLADDRVKRVFLGEAPEAVAHA, from the coding sequence ATGACCGCACTCGCCAAGTCGCTTCCCAGCCGGTCCGCGCCTGTGCCGGACACACCAGCGTTGCTCGACCTGCAGGGGCTCACTACGGGCTATGGGGACATTGAGGTGGTCCAGCAGGTGGACATGTCCTTCTCACGCGGGGTGATGACGGCGATCATCGGCTCCAACGGCGCTGGCAAGTCTACGGTCATCAAGGCCGCTGCGGGGCTCCTGCCCGCCTGGTCAGGCAAGATCCTGGCGAAGGGCGAAGACATCACCCGAGAGGCTGGCTTTCGCCGGCTGAAGCGCGGCATCGCCTATGTCCCGCAAGGCCGGATCGTGCTGCCGGAAATGACCGTGCGCGAGAACCTGGAACTGGGCGGCTATATGCTGGGCGGAGACCATCGGCGGCTGCGCTCCGCCATCGAACGCCTGTGCGCCCTGTTTCCGATCCTGGGCGAGCGCATGAGCCAGCTGGCCGGGAATATGAGCGGTGGCGAGCAGCAGATGTTGGCCATCGCCCGCGCCCTCGTCACCTCCCCGGACGTGGTGATCCTGGACGAGCCCTCGCTTGGCCTGTCGCCCAAATATGTGGCCGTCGTGTTCGAAAAGCTCACGGAGCTGGCGCGAGGCGGGCTGACCATCGTGGTGGTGGAGCAGAAGGCCTCCATGGTGCTCACCGTCGCCGACTATGGCTATGTGATGCATACGGGCCGCGTCGCCTTCCGGGGGCTTGCCCGTGAGCTTCTGGCGGACGATCGGGTGAAGCGCGTGTTCCTGGGCGAAGCGCCCGAGGCGGTGGCCCATGCCTGA
- a CDS encoding ABC transporter ATP-binding protein → MAEIANKLEVRGLCKRFGGRVALDGASLAVPAGSITGVIGPNGSGKSTLFNMVAGALAPDAGHVLLDGCDVTRATPARICRAGVGRTFQISRVFAEMTVLENLVAVAHGLDDAAAVDRALNLLELLEITRLRDSWGAELSYGQRKLVEIARALMMAPTLLLLDEPFAGINPRLQNQIVAHLVRLRERGVTLFFIDHEMRIVLDICDQVYVLAEGRVIAHGRPQEVREDPAVLAAYF, encoded by the coding sequence TTGGCTGAGATCGCAAACAAGCTGGAGGTCCGGGGCCTCTGCAAACGCTTCGGCGGGCGGGTGGCGCTCGATGGCGCTAGCCTTGCGGTGCCGGCGGGTTCCATCACCGGCGTCATCGGCCCCAACGGGTCGGGAAAGTCTACGCTGTTCAACATGGTGGCGGGCGCCCTGGCGCCCGATGCCGGGCACGTCCTGCTGGATGGTTGCGACGTCACCCGTGCCACGCCTGCCCGCATCTGCCGGGCGGGCGTGGGGCGCACGTTCCAGATCAGCCGCGTCTTTGCCGAGATGACCGTGCTGGAAAACCTCGTCGCCGTCGCCCACGGCCTCGACGACGCGGCGGCGGTGGATCGAGCCCTGAACCTGCTGGAATTGCTGGAAATCACGCGGTTGCGCGACAGCTGGGGTGCGGAGCTCTCTTACGGCCAGCGCAAGCTGGTGGAAATTGCCCGCGCGCTCATGATGGCGCCGACCCTCCTGCTCCTGGACGAGCCGTTCGCGGGCATCAATCCGCGGCTTCAGAACCAGATCGTGGCCCATCTGGTGCGGCTGCGGGAGCGGGGCGTGACGCTCTTCTTCATCGATCACGAGATGCGCATCGTCCTCGACATCTGCGACCAGGTCTATGTGCTGGCCGAGGGGCGCGTCATTGCCCATGGCCGGCCGCAAGAGGTGCGCGAGGACCCCGCCGTCCTTGCAGCCTATTTCTGA
- a CDS encoding CaiB/BaiF CoA transferase family protein, giving the protein MKLEGLKVVDLSVFLPGPYLTMTLADHGAEVIKVEAPSGDPGRCIGLSDGPHSVFFRTVNRGKRSVVLDLKTPAGRAALLRLVDEADVFVEAFRPGVMQRLGFAYEALSARNPRLVYCSISAFGQDGPYRDRPAHDLATEALAGAVGITLGGDGAPAIPGVAAADIISSLNALSGVLMALLRRERTGRGDYIDISMHESVLAAVPNQMGPAMAEERQPVAQEERSLGGAAFYQIYATADDRHLVLAGQEEKFIHSLLGALGRMDLAPLAEAGPGAHQAPLIDLLRATFRTRPLAEWVRWFEGRDVCFAPVNTLPEALVDPQVAARMAVVTDGEGRRHVAPVIRFRDEPARPDWRAPALGEANGLLEMKAAE; this is encoded by the coding sequence ATGAAGCTTGAGGGCCTCAAGGTCGTCGACCTCTCCGTCTTCCTGCCCGGCCCCTATCTGACCATGACGCTCGCCGACCACGGCGCCGAGGTGATCAAGGTGGAGGCGCCCAGCGGCGATCCCGGACGGTGCATCGGCTTGTCGGACGGGCCGCACAGCGTGTTCTTCCGCACCGTGAACCGGGGCAAGCGTTCCGTGGTGCTCGACCTGAAGACACCCGCCGGCCGCGCCGCCCTGCTGCGCCTGGTGGATGAGGCGGATGTGTTCGTGGAGGCCTTCCGCCCCGGCGTCATGCAGCGCCTCGGCTTCGCCTATGAGGCGCTGTCGGCGCGCAATCCCCGCCTCGTCTATTGCTCCATCAGTGCGTTCGGCCAGGATGGTCCCTACCGCGACCGCCCCGCCCATGACCTCGCCACCGAGGCGCTGGCAGGCGCGGTTGGCATCACGCTGGGGGGCGATGGCGCGCCGGCCATACCGGGTGTGGCGGCAGCCGATATCATCAGCTCGCTCAATGCCTTGTCTGGCGTCCTGATGGCACTCCTGCGCCGCGAGCGCACCGGGCGGGGCGATTATATCGATATCTCCATGCACGAATCCGTCCTTGCTGCCGTGCCCAACCAGATGGGGCCGGCCATGGCGGAGGAGCGTCAGCCTGTGGCGCAGGAGGAGCGCTCGCTGGGGGGCGCGGCCTTCTACCAGATCTATGCCACCGCCGATGACCGCCACCTGGTGCTTGCCGGGCAGGAGGAGAAGTTCATTCACTCGCTTCTCGGCGCGCTCGGCCGGATGGACCTGGCGCCGCTTGCGGAAGCCGGTCCCGGCGCCCACCAAGCGCCGCTGATCGACCTTCTGCGGGCTACCTTCCGCACCCGTCCGCTCGCCGAATGGGTGCGCTGGTTCGAGGGGCGGGACGTGTGCTTCGCCCCGGTCAACACCTTGCCTGAGGCGCTGGTCGACCCGCAGGTGGCTGCCCGCATGGCCGTCGTGACCGATGGCGAGGGGCGCCGCCATGTGGCGCCGGTCATCCGCTTCCGGGACGAGCCGGCACGACCGGACTGGCGCGCCCCGGCACTGGGCGAAGCCAATGGCTTGCTGGAAATGAAGGCGGCCGAATAG
- a CDS encoding acyl-CoA dehydrogenase family protein: MNMHAPALPNEDETLILQSIDRFLETEVRPVAHDLEAKDEYPAEIVEKMKDLGLFGCTIKPEYGGLGLSTVTYAKIIERISSVWMSVSGIINSHLIMANAVQRCGTEEQKQHYLPRFATGELRGGIGLTEPDCGTDLQAIRTLARREGDTYVVNGAKTWITNSMYGNTIALLVKTDPAATPRHKGMSLLIAEKGPGFKVARKLEKLGYRGIDTCELVFEDYKVPADRLIGGVEGQGLQQVLGGLELGRINVAARGVGVAQAALDESVSYSQVRKTFGKPICEHQAIQLKLGEMVTRTEAARLLTEKAAEKFDRGERCDMEAGMAKYFATEAALTNSQEALRIHGGYGYSREYNVERLYRDAPLLVIGEGTNEMQRIIIARQLIARNPV, from the coding sequence ATGAACATGCACGCCCCCGCTCTCCCCAACGAGGACGAGACCCTCATCCTCCAGAGCATTGACCGCTTCCTGGAGACCGAAGTGCGCCCTGTGGCGCACGACCTTGAGGCCAAGGACGAGTATCCTGCCGAAATCGTCGAGAAGATGAAGGATCTTGGCCTGTTCGGCTGCACCATCAAGCCCGAATATGGTGGCCTCGGCCTCTCCACCGTCACCTATGCCAAGATCATCGAGCGGATTTCCTCGGTGTGGATGTCGGTGTCGGGCATTATCAACTCGCACCTCATCATGGCCAATGCCGTGCAGCGCTGTGGGACAGAGGAGCAGAAGCAACACTATCTCCCGCGCTTTGCCACCGGCGAACTGCGCGGCGGCATCGGTCTCACCGAGCCCGATTGCGGCACGGACTTGCAGGCCATCCGCACGCTCGCCCGGCGCGAGGGCGACACCTATGTGGTGAACGGGGCCAAGACCTGGATCACCAATTCCATGTACGGCAACACCATCGCCTTGTTGGTGAAGACCGACCCTGCCGCCACGCCTCGCCACAAGGGCATGAGCCTTCTCATCGCCGAGAAGGGACCAGGCTTTAAGGTGGCCCGTAAGCTCGAGAAGCTCGGCTATCGTGGCATCGATACCTGCGAATTGGTGTTCGAGGATTACAAGGTCCCGGCGGACCGGCTCATCGGCGGCGTGGAGGGGCAGGGCCTCCAGCAGGTGCTGGGGGGGCTGGAATTGGGGCGCATCAATGTGGCCGCGCGCGGTGTGGGCGTGGCGCAGGCGGCGCTGGACGAATCCGTGTCCTATTCCCAGGTGCGCAAGACCTTCGGCAAACCCATCTGCGAACACCAGGCCATCCAGCTCAAGCTCGGTGAAATGGTGACCCGCACCGAGGCGGCCCGGCTTCTCACCGAGAAGGCGGCTGAGAAGTTCGATCGCGGTGAGCGGTGCGACATGGAGGCGGGCATGGCGAAGTATTTCGCCACCGAGGCGGCCTTGACCAATAGCCAGGAGGCCCTGCGCATTCATGGCGGCTATGGCTATTCGCGCGAATACAATGTGGAGCGGCTTTATCGCGACGCGCCCCTTCTCGTCATCGGCGAGGGCACCAATGAGATGCAGCGCATCATCATTGCCCGCCAGTTGATCGCCCGCAATCCAGTGTGA
- a CDS encoding MaoC family dehydratase produces the protein MSLAVIETKKRIPTPFGRYFEEFVVGEIYEHRPGRTITESDNINFSLMTMNFHPMHCDRAFAEKSEFGKPLVNSGLSLAVVLGMTVNDVSGKAIANLGWKEINLTGPVFPGDTLYAESEVLEKRESKSRPTQGIVTVQTRAFKQDGAPVMNFIRSALVPKRGHGVGDA, from the coding sequence ATGTCACTGGCAGTTATCGAGACCAAGAAGCGAATCCCCACCCCGTTCGGTCGATATTTCGAGGAGTTCGTGGTGGGTGAAATCTATGAACATCGCCCTGGCCGGACCATTACGGAAAGCGACAACATCAATTTCTCTCTCATGACCATGAATTTCCACCCTATGCACTGCGATCGCGCGTTCGCCGAGAAGAGCGAATTCGGAAAGCCTCTGGTCAATAGTGGCCTCAGCCTCGCCGTGGTGCTGGGCATGACCGTGAACGACGTGAGCGGCAAGGCCATCGCGAACCTGGGCTGGAAGGAGATCAATCTCACCGGCCCCGTCTTCCCTGGCGACACGCTCTACGCGGAATCCGAAGTGCTGGAGAAGCGGGAATCCAAGTCCCGGCCCACCCAGGGAATCGTCACCGTGCAGACCCGCGCCTTCAAGCAGGATGGCGCGCCAGTGATGAACTTCATCCGCAGTGCGCTGGTGCCCAAGCGCGGCCACGGCGTGGGCGATGCCTGA
- a CDS encoding branched-chain amino acid ABC transporter permease, whose amino-acid sequence MPVLELLVGGVLLGGLYALMACGLNLIFGVMRVVNFAHGEFMAVGALTTVSLVAGAHLPFAVAIVVVPLLTALMGFAFQRVILRRLVDGPMIMSLLATFALSTILVNLSILIWGGGYRGLPGVLGGSVRVLGVDVSLSRLVAFAGALAVSLGVWWFLSATRFGRAIRSVAQAPELATISGISIERVRTATFALGSAMAGLAGVLLAPAFASDPQLGSRFMIKAFAVIIVGGMGSYPGALMAAILLGVVEVFGSYVVGPVIGSALLFLIMLAALLIRPRGLLGVGMRV is encoded by the coding sequence ATGCCGGTGCTCGAGCTCCTGGTGGGCGGTGTGCTGCTGGGCGGCCTCTATGCCCTCATGGCCTGCGGCCTCAATCTCATCTTCGGCGTCATGCGGGTGGTCAATTTCGCCCATGGCGAGTTCATGGCGGTGGGCGCGCTCACCACCGTGTCGCTGGTGGCGGGGGCGCATTTGCCCTTCGCGGTGGCCATCGTCGTGGTCCCATTGCTCACCGCCCTGATGGGTTTTGCCTTCCAGCGCGTGATCCTGCGGCGCCTGGTGGACGGGCCGATGATCATGTCGCTGCTCGCCACCTTCGCCCTCTCCACCATCCTGGTGAACCTGTCGATCCTCATCTGGGGAGGCGGCTATCGCGGCCTGCCCGGGGTGTTGGGCGGGTCCGTGCGGGTGCTGGGTGTGGATGTCTCGCTCTCCCGCCTCGTCGCCTTTGCCGGGGCGCTGGCCGTCAGCCTCGGGGTCTGGTGGTTCCTCTCCGCCACGCGGTTCGGGCGTGCCATCCGTTCGGTGGCGCAAGCGCCAGAGCTGGCCACCATTTCCGGCATCTCCATCGAGCGCGTGCGCACGGCCACGTTCGCGCTGGGATCGGCCATGGCGGGGCTTGCCGGCGTGCTGCTGGCGCCGGCCTTCGCCTCCGATCCGCAACTGGGATCCCGGTTCATGATCAAGGCCTTCGCCGTCATCATCGTCGGCGGCATGGGCAGCTATCCCGGCGCGCTGATGGCCGCGATCCTGCTCGGCGTCGTCGAGGTGTTCGGCAGCTACGTGGTCGGTCCGGTCATCGGCTCGGCTCTCCTGTTTCTCATCATGCTCGCAGCGCTGCTCATCCGGCCGCGCGGCCTGCTCGGCGTGGGGATGCGCGTATGA
- a CDS encoding CaiB/BaiF CoA transferase family protein gives MAHAQTAHTETQPERPLAGIRVVEVANFIAGPFCATQMAEFGAEVIKLELPGVGDALRRFGSLTPCGDSLPYLSEARNRLSATLDLRKPEGAELLKQLVATADVLVENFQPGTMEGWGLGYDVLSAINPRLVMVRISGYGQTGPYSRKPGFGRIGNAFGGLSFLAGYPDRAPVTPGSATIADYLAGLYGAYGALLALRSRDKSGRGQVVDIGLYEPIFRILDELAGAYHAFGYVRERMGPGTVNVVPHSHYPTGDGRWVAIACTGDKIFARLAQAMGEPELAAPDHWGPLAARERDRAEVDAVVTKWTLAHARQEVIDLCGQYEVPCGPVHSIDEIFEDPQFRARGNIAFVDDPRAGRHAVPNVVPRLVGTPGGIDHLGPSLGADNGRVWGDMLGLPADARAALMARGVI, from the coding sequence ATGGCTCATGCTCAAACGGCCCATACTGAAACGCAGCCCGAACGCCCCCTCGCCGGCATTCGCGTGGTCGAGGTGGCCAATTTCATCGCCGGCCCCTTCTGCGCGACACAGATGGCCGAGTTCGGTGCCGAGGTCATCAAGCTGGAACTGCCAGGCGTGGGCGATGCCCTGCGCCGCTTCGGCTCGCTGACCCCGTGCGGCGATAGCCTTCCCTATCTCTCCGAGGCCCGCAATCGTCTCAGCGCCACGCTGGATCTGCGCAAGCCAGAGGGGGCTGAGCTGCTGAAGCAACTGGTGGCCACCGCCGACGTTCTGGTGGAGAATTTCCAGCCCGGCACCATGGAAGGCTGGGGGCTCGGCTATGACGTGCTCTCCGCCATCAATCCGCGCCTCGTCATGGTGCGCATTTCCGGCTACGGCCAGACCGGCCCCTATAGCCGCAAACCTGGGTTCGGCCGCATTGGCAATGCCTTTGGCGGCCTGTCCTTCCTCGCCGGCTATCCTGACCGGGCGCCGGTAACGCCAGGCTCGGCCACCATCGCCGATTATCTGGCGGGTCTTTACGGCGCCTATGGCGCGCTCCTGGCCTTGCGCTCGCGGGACAAGAGCGGGCGCGGACAGGTGGTGGATATCGGTCTCTACGAGCCCATCTTCCGCATCCTCGACGAATTGGCCGGCGCCTATCACGCCTTTGGCTATGTGCGCGAGCGCATGGGGCCGGGCACGGTGAATGTGGTGCCCCATAGCCACTATCCCACCGGAGACGGGCGCTGGGTGGCCATCGCATGCACTGGCGACAAGATCTTCGCCCGCCTCGCGCAAGCCATGGGCGAGCCGGAGTTGGCGGCGCCCGACCATTGGGGGCCGCTCGCCGCCCGCGAGCGTGACCGCGCCGAGGTGGATGCGGTAGTGACGAAATGGACGCTGGCCCATGCGCGCCAGGAGGTCATCGATCTGTGCGGGCAGTATGAAGTGCCATGCGGCCCGGTGCATTCCATTGACGAGATCTTCGAGGATCCCCAGTTCCGGGCGCGCGGCAACATCGCCTTCGTGGACGATCCCCGGGCCGGCCGTCACGCGGTGCCCAACGTGGTCCCGCGCCTCGTGGGGACGCCCGGGGGCATCGATCATCTGGGACCATCACTCGGCGCGGACAATGGCCGCGTGTGGGGCGACATGCTGGGCCTTCCGGCCGACGCGCGCGCGGCTCTCATGGCACGGGGAGTGATCTGA